From the genome of Botrytis cinerea B05.10 chromosome 7, complete sequence:
CTTCGAGTCAATTCTAAAGGACCATGGTCTACTGTTTTGAGGGTTTCCACGACATTCCAAGCTTGTCCTTTCATGACAGCAATTTGTCTAGCAAACATGCGTTCTTGAAAATCCGCATCTTGACTGAAAACCTTTCTTAACTCTAGCTGAGTCTCGCTCCACCATTGCTTTGAAGTTagcaaaggaagaaaatgttCCCGAGTTTTTTGTGAAAATGGTTGCCCAATCAGTGATACAGGTAAGAACAACCATCCAAAGGGAAAACTTCGCCAAGCATCGGGGTGCTTCCAAGGCCACGATAAACTGTTGTCAATCGCACCAATAGACATTGTTGGTGCTGCCATTCTAGACGGTGTAGCCGACCTACTTGTAGCTTCCATAGGCTCTTGACTACGGTAGGGATATGCCGGTAGATGGGACATACTGATGTTATCAGAGCTAGAAACTACTCGAGGTGGCTGTTCTGAATCTGGATTGTTCCTCATTTGCGGAGGGTCTGAAACAATGGAAACGCCCTGAGTTTCCCAGTCGATTTTGATCATCCAATTATCAAGGCCTCTGTCTGTATTTCGCATTATATAATCCAATATAACCAGTTTCTCCAACTCCTCTCGAAATGATTGTTGTAATGCATCTGTCCAAACAAAACGTCGATTTTGGTTATCATCTCCAGATCCGGAAGGACTGCTAGCCCCTGCCCCTTCATTACCCTCGTCTGACTTTGATGAACCTGGACGACAAGTCTCTTTCCACCCTCTTTTGTTTCTGTGAGTATCATTCATTCTGAATGTTCCATTTGCATGATCTGGCCAAGGGTGTTCACGGAGGAAGATATTCGCATCCTTGAAACCTTTGAGGAAGACTTGGAAACTGCCAACCTTTGGAGGCAGAGGCTTCTTACTCCTGTAAAACTTCCTTCGATCCCAAAAATCAtaatggaaagatttcgaagataAGTGAACTATGTCGGTGTAGGGCACAAGGTGGGTTCGTAGCCTACAGTCAAGCGTGTATGCTGCAGCTTCGGAGACATAACTCAAATTGGGAATTAGACATGCTCTTCCAAAGAAGCATGGAAATAAATTGCGATGGATCCATTTGTTCCATTTCGGATTTCCTGCGGCGTACGGTTCCTCATCTTTCGGCTTGAACACACCGACTACTTTTCCATCACTATTTCGAGCAAAATAACTTCCAGAACTACCCTGAGATATCATTTTTGGATGCATCCCCTGCTCGATCGCAACTCGAACACTTTCAACAACGTCGTCAAATTCGGATTTCGTCATTCGTCCATGATCGGGTTCTGATGCCAAAGTATCGGCAGTGAGGGGTCGCATGCCTTCCGGTGCTTGAAATACTGAGTGCTGGATTTCCAGTTTTTCCTCCTGATGTGATTTCCCTTTtactttattgattttaaactTGGACGCTATCTCGTCTGCCCATCGTTCCAATCTAGCATTTATAGCTTTGATGTCCACACCGGAGGCATTGCTTCCCATACGACTTCGCCTTCTCGTGTGCCCAAACTTTCGATTATTTGTCGGTGAGCTGTATCCATCGGTATACATTCCACCATGCGGTCGAGGCTGTGAAATAGAAGCATATCGTGGTGCGCCTGCTGGCTGTAAGGAAGCATGGCTGGCAGCGAGGGGGTCCTCCTCTTCGTCATCGCTGAACTCTTCGGCTTGGGCGATTTGGGCATAACCCGTGGTAGCTGGACGAAATCTTGGCATATTAAGTATGATATGTAATTAGGATTGGAGTCGCCATGAAGTAGAATTATTTATGGTTATGAGGCATTTCCAGGAGCGGTGGAACTAGGTATGTTACAAGCTCTAGATTCACAACATGCCAGGTAGTCACCGTGGCCCCGGGTCGCGTCACTTATCAATGTACTTATCCAATCAAAAGGGTGGAGAACACAAGGCTGAGAGATTTATCCCCAAAGATACCAAATCATGAAGAAACACGATGATTGACTGATAAACCGGTCCATTGATATCCATTACACTAGTAGGAATCATTCTCTGAGCATTCGATGTCAAATGAAGGCAATTGGATTGAACACCATAACGTCAATACCGACAGCCATTGTAACGACGATTGAGTTGGATTGATTTCTAGTCTAGATATGAGAAGGTTATTGAGACTTCGAGGATTTGCTATCTTTTTATACAATTGAGACACACATTGGCCAAAGCCTTCAACCTTACGATGCTGCCATGATCTCCTTTACTATCTTTGCGACCTCCCCCTTTTCTACATTCTTTTCTCCCAATACTTCAGGAGCAAACACTCTTTTCAAGACATCTCCCATTTGCATCTTGACCCCCTCAGCCTTCATTGCGTTGACAAGCTCCTTGACTGTATTTCTGATCTCTTCCTCGCCAACTGTCTCAACACCACTGGCATATTCTTCCAAGACCTTCAATTGCTgttcttccttctcaacGAGATCTTCTCTACCTGCTGCCTTGAACTCTTCACTTGCAGCGCGACTGGCATTCGCAGTCTTTCGGAGGAGAGCTAACATTTGCATATCGGTATTGATAGGCGAGGAAGTCTTAGAGGCATTGAGTGTTTGACTGAGAAGCGATCGAAGGACTGAGAGTCGATTGCTATCTTTGTTTCTCATGGCAGTTTTCATATCATTCCTATTACCGGACTAATATTAGTACAATGCCTCCCCACAACTAAGAACCACGAACGATATGGTGTGTGTACTGACCTGATCTTCAAGAGCATAGGCGGAGGGGTACTGGCAGGGCTTGCATAGTAGCGGCAGCAAATCCTCGAAGCTCTAACAGCTGGTCGTGAAAACATTGTCGATATGGGTGAGGGGGTGTTGAGAACTTAAAGGGTTGGTATCGAGAGCTTGCAAAAAGTGATTTCCGTCTGAAAATCAAAGGTATGCagtatttttgattcaaGTCCACTCACTGTCTGCGTCTGCGAAGAAAACGAGGCTCGCCAAAATTATTTTCCCCGATGCTGCGCTGCCTCACACATCACATAACACAACATTTGAATGATCGGACACCTACTTAGGGATGCCAATGGTACAGCACAACAGATATTTGTTACTTTTCACACAAACGCATCTGTGACTATACCTGTTTATCCAATATGTCACCATGGATGTGAATATACAGCGAGTGCACACACATTTTCGTGTGGACTATACCAACCAGCATCAGCGCAAGCAAAAAACCATTCAAACAAAATACAGTTCTTTCATTCGTCAATGTCCCTTGTAGGTGATCGTCAACTTCCCCGCACCTTCTCATTGATCTATGAAGAATGCCGGTTGAATACatattatgatattatcATTGTTATAACTTATACCTATCAAAGTGTTCTTGTCACAACAAACAAGAAAGTGTATCAAATCTACTATTAATCTGAGAGACCATCTTTCGTTTGCTCATATCCAATTCTGTTACAGCTCCAAGTATCTAAAATTGATTCCTTGCATCAACCCCCCTCTCCAAGTTTCAACGTCCTACTACTTACACACCAGAGCTCTGTCTGCTCtctatatttgattttattgcCTTCCTCTTACATGTTTCTTGATGCTGTGCCACCAGAAGAGCAACATCGAGCCACTAACATTTTAACATTTGCTGGCACCATTCACCATCAACTCATCGCTCAGCCTCTGACCTCTGACCTCTGACCACTCATACAGAGACGGACTATCACTCTTTATATACAATCTCCCATGTATACTACCTTTTCGAGCATTACTCAAGCAGCAAACTAACACAAGATCATAGTCGATTGACCACCCAACATCAACCACAATAGACGACTTGACCTCCAAAACTCGAACCTTGCGAACTGGATCACCAGAGCTTCATTGAGACACACAAACTCCTAACATACATAccaatcttccaaatccatcgTGAAAAATGACACCCATTGACCCTCGCCCCGCAACCCACCCACCTTCCAACGAACCCTCTCCTCACCGCGGTCGTAAACGTCGTCGATCATCTGCTGCTTCTCCACCACCCATCACAACCAGTACATCCACGAATTTCCGAGGTCGAGTTCGTCATCGATCACCTCAGACGTCTCATTTGACAACATCCTCGCAATTGCCATTATCCTCGCccctcaatatcaaatcaacaaacgCAAATGCAACTATGTCATCCCTCACAGCCACAGCCCCTAAAGTCAAATACCAAAAGACTCGCGCCTCAgcaacgacaacaacaacgactccctccccatcatcatctctcctGCTTTGCTCTCCACGTTCAAAGAACCGGAGAGGCCAATCACCCTCCCGTTCTCGTAGCAAAGGCCATTCAGATGACAAGGAGGTTCCCAGGAGAAGACAGAGAACCAGAAGCAGAAGTCGATCTCACAAAGTCGCGAATGATGAGAAGGATAGCAGTAAAGGAAAAATGAAAGCTGTATCCGGGACAGAAAGAGCTTGAGACATAGGAATCTTGGAGTTTCATTGATTTTGTTCGCGGAAAGATACCCAGCTGGAATTGACTAATGAAGCACGATGAATACGATGTGGCCATATATCAAATGAAGACCCGAGAAGAATTCTCACTTGAGATACTTCTGAATGCCACGCCCTGGAGTATCCGAAGaaagtttgggtttggattggattggacGTATGGTTCGGGTACGTACCAAGAATTTAGGAGTTTATTCCATTCTGGGCTAGGGAGCATGTAGGCAATGGGCAGATAGGAGTTAGGCCTGAATGCatggaattttttttttatcttcgAGAATAACAGTGGCTAGTCCGCTCAATGAATGgtaaatatcaaaagcaaaTGCCCATCTTTGTTTACATGCTCTTTTTTACAATATTGCACTATATGCAAATAACATACTCTGTACcaaatcctctctctctcatcaGTACTCAACCCCCCCCTAACATATAACATACAACACAAAGAAAACCtatcccaaatcccaaatcccaaatcccaccAACAAACCCCACCCgcccactccactccactccatcccatcccgcCCATTCCTCAACCCCCGAGCAAAAACATGACATATAAATATCCTAATTTCCCCGTCCGCACCATCAAACAGGACAAACATCCTCCCTACTCACGAGAAGAGTAGCAACATCCCGCCTCGGTGGCACAATTGGTTAGCGCGTGGGCCTTTTAAGCCCAAGGTTGAGGGTTCGAGCCCCTCCCGAGGCGAATCGTATACTTTcgtctttgattttttcttattttttttttttttttggagggagggacggaggaaggaagggggagggagatatagagagagagagagaggaagagatagatacctagatagacagatatctttatatttctgtatattagtatatatatatacatacatacatctatGTATCTATTCTATCCTATTTATCATctatttattgattgtttaCTAATTACTAACTACTAACTACTAACTGCCAACTAACTAGATCGTTAGTTAgtaaaatgtatatatatacatacatagctAATGAATTAGAATGAGAACTTTTTTTGCAAATTTTTAAAGAGTTGGAAGGAAGGGCGAGGAAAA
Proteins encoded in this window:
- the Bclsb6 gene encoding Bclsb6, which gives rise to MPRFRPATTGYAQIAQAEEFSDDEEEDPLAASHASLQPAGAPRYASISQPRPHGGMYTDGYSSPTNNRKFGHTRRRSRMGSNASGVDIKAINARLERWADEIASKFKINKVKGKSHQEEKLEIQHSVFQAPEGMRPLTADTLASEPDHGRMTKSEFDDVVESVRVAIEQGMHPKMISQGSSGSYFARNSDGKVVGVFKPKDEEPYAAGNPKWNKWIHRNLFPCFFGRACLIPNLSYVSEAAAYTLDCRLRTHLVPYTDIVHLSSKSFHYDFWDRRKFYRSKKPLPPKVGSFQVFLKGFKDANIFLREHPWPDHANGTFRMNDTHRNKRGWKETCRPGSSKSDEGNEGAGASSPSGSGDDNQNRRFVWTDALQQSFREELEKLVILDYIMRNTDRGLDNWMIKIDWETQGVSIVSDPPQMRNNPDSEQPPRVVSSSDNISMSHLPAYPYRSQEPMEATSRSATPSRMAAPTMSIGAIDNSLSWPWKHPDAWRSFPFGWLFLPVSLIGQPFSQKTREHFLPLLTSKQWWSETQLELRKVFSQDADFQERMFARQIAVMKGQAWNVVETLKTVDHGPLELTRRPRVCVWDDLVDIPVAVPMRVPSAEMRRRNEARNSLDDEMDISAANATAPQPDLLGLASPSTELPNPNRFELASPRYSGDASPDLESSQTFANSGFSRDNTFKDGVRFSDRPHLQHSRNRMSYDGPARSPNGNRSESRRFSFSSRSRGAVQTLYDGDDLEGDLGYAAAEGMEGHQRKVIVERLETVKSKNPVFTWC